In a genomic window of Acidobacteriota bacterium:
- a CDS encoding flagellar assembly protein T N-terminal domain-containing protein, with product MKLWNGMAAGILAAISLASPALAEGPSAPPAQPPSGDQTLNVEGVASVTKGDVAAARDRAIDDALRKAVEQAVGTLIESETMVQNYQVLSDSIYSQSKGFVRTYKLNSEKQDGPLYRVSVSATVAVGDVKADLQSLGLLIQRMRRPRVFVLIPEDNIHDSGWWSSWSSNIGTVEAQVIRALKAKEFTVMDAATVRKSIDKEAALKAMEGDPAEAARIGQQTGAEVVITGQAVAAPAGSVAGSQMSSYQASVTARAIKADTGEILGTTTGTGKAVHLNSVAGGTEALKQAASMAADDLVSQIVTQWAKEASGTRMLAVSVTALSKELVDKVVATIRTDVRGVTEVYLREYAQFTARLDVDFKGDGQTLSQSLQGLAVSGGTLRVTTYSANKIDVKYIPD from the coding sequence GTGAAGCTCTGGAACGGCATGGCGGCGGGGATCCTCGCCGCGATCTCGCTCGCCTCGCCGGCGCTCGCGGAGGGACCCTCCGCGCCGCCCGCGCAGCCCCCGTCCGGCGACCAGACCCTCAACGTCGAGGGGGTGGCCTCCGTCACGAAAGGGGACGTCGCCGCCGCGCGCGACCGGGCGATCGACGACGCGCTCCGGAAGGCGGTCGAGCAGGCCGTCGGCACGCTGATCGAGAGCGAGACGATGGTCCAGAACTACCAGGTCCTGAGCGACTCCATCTACTCGCAGTCGAAGGGGTTCGTCAGGACCTACAAGCTCAACTCCGAGAAGCAGGACGGGCCTCTCTACAGAGTCTCGGTGAGCGCGACCGTCGCCGTCGGCGACGTGAAGGCGGACCTCCAGTCGCTCGGCCTCCTCATCCAGAGGATGCGGCGCCCCCGGGTCTTCGTCCTGATCCCCGAGGACAACATCCACGATTCCGGCTGGTGGTCGAGCTGGTCCTCGAACATCGGGACCGTCGAGGCTCAGGTGATCCGCGCCCTGAAGGCGAAGGAGTTCACCGTCATGGACGCCGCCACGGTGAGGAAGAGCATCGACAAGGAGGCGGCCCTCAAGGCGATGGAGGGGGATCCGGCCGAGGCGGCGCGGATCGGGCAGCAGACGGGCGCCGAGGTCGTGATCACGGGGCAGGCAGTGGCCGCGCCGGCGGGGTCGGTGGCGGGGTCGCAGATGAGCTCGTACCAGGCGAGCGTCACGGCCCGCGCGATCAAGGCCGACACGGGCGAGATCCTCGGCACGACGACGGGAACGGGGAAGGCGGTGCACCTCAACTCGGTGGCCGGCGGGACCGAGGCTCTCAAGCAGGCGGCCTCGATGGCCGCCGACGACCTGGTCTCCCAGATCGTCACGCAGTGGGCGAAGGAGGCCTCGGGGACTCGGATGCTCGCGGTCTCGGTGACCGCGCTCTCGAAGGAACTCGTCGACAAGGTCGTCGCCACGATCAGGACCGACGTCCGCGGCGTCACCGAGGTCTACCTGAGGGAGTACGCGCAGTTCACCGCGCGCCTCGACGTGGATTTCAAGGGGGACGGCCAGACACTGTCGCAGTCGCTCCAGGGGCTCGCCGTCTCGGGGGGGACGCTGAGGGTCACGACCTACTCGGCCAACAAGATCGACGTGAAGTACATTCCGGACTGA
- a CDS encoding CDP-alcohol phosphatidyltransferase family protein gives MGLTFANLLTVLRMALIPFFIIAVTDNRAGAALVIFTVAGITDLLDGIIARMWKQKTALGAILDPLADKLLLTAAFIILCMPDRPRAFPDFVLLNRIPVTLTILSISRDVIIALIAGVLYMAGGRTSFAPTILGKLTTTVEILTVVAFLFFNWMGQKSDAVLQLLTQVSVALVVLSGLHYIYHVTQRHD, from the coding sequence ATGGGCCTGACGTTCGCCAACCTTCTCACCGTTCTCCGGATGGCGCTGATCCCCTTCTTCATCATCGCCGTCACCGACAACCGCGCCGGCGCCGCGCTCGTGATCTTCACCGTGGCCGGGATCACCGATCTTCTCGACGGCATCATCGCGCGGATGTGGAAGCAGAAGACGGCCCTCGGCGCGATCCTCGACCCGCTGGCCGACAAGCTCCTGCTGACGGCGGCGTTCATCATCCTGTGCATGCCCGACCGCCCGCGCGCCTTCCCGGACTTCGTCCTCCTCAACCGCATCCCGGTGACGCTGACGATCCTGTCGATCAGCCGCGACGTCATCATCGCCCTCATCGCCGGCGTCCTCTACATGGCCGGCGGGCGGACCTCGTTCGCGCCGACGATCCTCGGGAAGCTGACGACGACGGTGGAGATCCTCACCGTCGTCGCCTTTCTCTTCTTCAACTGGATGGGGCAGAAGTCGGACGCCGTGCTCCAGCTGCTGACGCAGGTTTCCGTCGCGCTCGTCGTCCTGAGCGGCCTCCACTACATCTACCACGTGACGCAGCGGCATGATTGA